The Manis javanica isolate MJ-LG chromosome 4, MJ_LKY, whole genome shotgun sequence genome contains a region encoding:
- the AKR1A1 gene encoding aldo-keto reductase family 1 member A1 isoform X2, translating into MAANCVLLHTGQKMPLIGLGTWKSQSGEVKAAVKYALSVGYRHIDCAAIYGNETEIGEALKEDVGPGKAVPREELFVTSKLWNTKHHPEDVEPALRKTLADLQLEYLDLYLMHWPYAFERGDNLFPKNADGTIRYDSTHYKETWKALEALVAKGLVRALGLSNFNSRQINDVLSVASVHPAVLQVECHPYLAQNELIAHCQARGLEVTAYSPLGSSDRAWRDPAEPVLLEDPVVLALAEKYGRSPAQILLSPLGHGLPPFCLAKKSVIWNPNFN; encoded by the exons ATGGCGGCTAACTGTGTCCTCCTGCACACTGGGCAGAAGATGCCCCTGATTGGATTGGGCACCTGGAAGAGCCAGTCTGGTGAG GTAAAAGCTGCTGTTAAGTATGCCCTGAGTGTAGGCTACCGCCACATTGACTGTGCTGCCATCTACGGCAATGAGACTGAGATTGGGGAGGCCCTGAAGGAGGATGTGGGACCCGGCAAG GCAGTGCCTCGGGAGGAGTTGTTTGTGACTTCCAAGCTGTGGAATACTAAGCACCACCCCGAGGATGTGGAGCCTGCCCTGCGGAAGACGCTGGCGGACCTCCAGCTGGAGTATCTGGATCTGTACCTGATGCACTGGCCTTATGCCTTTGA GCGGGGAGACAACCTTTTCCCTAAGAATGCTGATGGGACTATCCGCTATGACTCCACCCACTACAAGGAGACTTGGAAGGCTCTGGAGGCACTGGTGGCTAAGGGGCTGGTGCGGGCACTGGGCCTTTCCAACTTCAACAGTCGGCAGATCAATGATGTGCTCAGTGTGGCCTCTGTGCACCCAGCTGTCCTGCAG GTGGAATGCCACCCATACCTGGCTCAGAATGAGCTGATTGCCCACTGCCAAGCACGCGGCTTGGAGGTAACTGCTTATagccctctgggctcctctgaTCGTGCTTGGCGTGATCCTGCCGAACCTGTCCTGCTTGAGGATCCTGTGGTCCTGGCACTGGCTGAAAAGTATGGCCGATCTCCAGCTCAGATTTTGCTCAG CCCACTGGGACACGGTCTGCCTCCATTCTGCCTGGCTAAGAAGTCAGTGATCTGGAACCCCAACTTCAACTAA
- the AKR1A1 gene encoding aldo-keto reductase family 1 member A1 isoform X1 — protein sequence MAANCVLLHTGQKMPLIGLGTWKSQSGEVKAAVKYALSVGYRHIDCAAIYGNETEIGEALKEDVGPGKAVPREELFVTSKLWNTKHHPEDVEPALRKTLADLQLEYLDLYLMHWPYAFERGDNLFPKNADGTIRYDSTHYKETWKALEALVAKGLVRALGLSNFNSRQINDVLSVASVHPAVLQVECHPYLAQNELIAHCQARGLEVTAYSPLGSSDRAWRDPAEPVLLEDPVVLALAEKYGRSPAQILLRWQVQRKVICIPKSITPSRILQNIQVFDFTFSAEEMKQLGALNKNWRYIVPMLTVDGKRVPRDAGHPLYPFNDPY from the exons ATGGCGGCTAACTGTGTCCTCCTGCACACTGGGCAGAAGATGCCCCTGATTGGATTGGGCACCTGGAAGAGCCAGTCTGGTGAG GTAAAAGCTGCTGTTAAGTATGCCCTGAGTGTAGGCTACCGCCACATTGACTGTGCTGCCATCTACGGCAATGAGACTGAGATTGGGGAGGCCCTGAAGGAGGATGTGGGACCCGGCAAG GCAGTGCCTCGGGAGGAGTTGTTTGTGACTTCCAAGCTGTGGAATACTAAGCACCACCCCGAGGATGTGGAGCCTGCCCTGCGGAAGACGCTGGCGGACCTCCAGCTGGAGTATCTGGATCTGTACCTGATGCACTGGCCTTATGCCTTTGA GCGGGGAGACAACCTTTTCCCTAAGAATGCTGATGGGACTATCCGCTATGACTCCACCCACTACAAGGAGACTTGGAAGGCTCTGGAGGCACTGGTGGCTAAGGGGCTGGTGCGGGCACTGGGCCTTTCCAACTTCAACAGTCGGCAGATCAATGATGTGCTCAGTGTGGCCTCTGTGCACCCAGCTGTCCTGCAG GTGGAATGCCACCCATACCTGGCTCAGAATGAGCTGATTGCCCACTGCCAAGCACGCGGCTTGGAGGTAACTGCTTATagccctctgggctcctctgaTCGTGCTTGGCGTGATCCTGCCGAACCTGTCCTGCTTGAGGATCCTGTGGTCCTGGCACTGGCTGAAAAGTATGGCCGATCTCCAGCTCAGATTTTGCTCAG GTGGCAGGTCCAGAGGAAAGTGATCTGCATCCCCAAGAGTATCACACCTTCCCGTATCCTTCAGAACATCCAG GTGTTCGACTTCACTTTTAGTGCAGAAGAGATGAAGCAGCTTGGTGCCCTGAACAAAAATTGGCGATACATTGTGCCCATGCTTACG gtGGATGGGAAGAGGGTCCCAAGAGATGCCGGGCACCCTTTGTACCCCTTTAATGACCCATATTAA